The following coding sequences lie in one Fusarium poae strain DAOMC 252244 chromosome 1, whole genome shotgun sequence genomic window:
- the AGL2_1 gene encoding Alpha-glucosidase 2 (CAZy:GH36~CAZy:PL1_7) — MTLTTNFKVQPIVVDGTSFALNGKNVSYRFHVDSATGDLLLDHFGARVTENPIAQIQSNGGGWSTQAHLRREFPDLGRGDFRTPAVHIKHAKGFTVCDFKYKSYTIIKGKPALEKLPCTFGSGDDVSTLVIHLRDEQSSVAADLSYSIFPNSDAIVRNVKIINNSDDVIVVEKLASFSVDFPHDEYDMLQLQGEWTRECSRTRRKVEFGTQGFGSTTGYSSHYHNPFLSLVNPTTTESHGDAWGFSLVYTGSFNVEVEKSHQGLTRAVVGINPCQLSWPLRPGESLQSPECVSVFSNLGIGEMSRKFHRLYRRNLIRSKFVSETRPVLLNSWEGLYFNFDEKTIYKLAQESAKLGAKLFVLDDGWFGDKHPRINDHAGLGDWVANPKRFPQGLGPLVESVTKLKAAGSEENLQFGLWVEPEMVNQKSELYEQHPEWVLSAGTYARSETRQQLVLNVALPEVQEYIINSVAKILDSAPITYVKWDNNRAMHESPTPGNQHAYMLGIYHVFDVLTTRFPNVLWEGCASGGGRFDPGILQYFPQVWTSDNMDAYDRVHIQFGTSLVYPPSSMGAHVCSSPNDITGRSIPMRFRAHVAMMGGSFGFELDPDHTPEEDKEQIPELIALAERINPIIISGDMWRLVLPEKSNFPAAIFVSEDGSEAVLFAFQMMSTTVSNFPLLRLAGLDPNARYKLDGGEIYSGATLMNGGIQYRFGTDYDSKVVILERV, encoded by the exons ATGACCCTTACAACCAATTTCAAGGTCCAAC CAATCGTGGTCGACGGGACATCATTCGCTCTCAACGGCAAGAATGTCTCGTACCGTTTCCATGTCGACTCTGCGACTGGGGACCTTCTTCTGGACCATTTCGGTGCCCGCGTGACAGAAAACCCAATCGCCCAGATCCAATCCAATGGTGGAGGCTGGTCCACGCAGGCCCATCTTCGTCGCGAGTTTCCAGACCTTGGCCGAGGAGACTTTCGCACTCCTGCTGTGCACATCAAACATGCAAAAGGTTTCACGGTCTGTGATTTCAAGTACAAATCTTACACAATCATTAAGGGCAAGCCTGCTTTGGAGAAACTGCCCTGCACCTTTGGCTCTGGTGACGATGTTTCGACACTTGTGATTCATCTGCGTGATGAACAGAGTTCTGTCGCCGCGGATCTGTCATACTCCATCTTTCCCAACTCTGATGCTATCGTCAGAAATGTGAaaatcatcaacaacagtGATGATGTCATCGTCGTGGAGAAACTAGCTAGCTTCAGCGTTGATTTCCCTCACGATGAGTATGACATGCTGCAGCTCCAGGGTGAATGGACACGGGAGTGCAGCAGGACTCGTCGAAAGGTGGAGTTTGGAACACAAGG ATTTGGAAGCACAACTGGTTACTCGTCTCATTACCACAACCCATTCTTGTCTTTGGTCAACCCAACTACGACCGAGTCTCACGGTGATGCTTGGGGTTTTTCTCTTGTCTACACTGGGTCTTTCAACGTCGAAGTTGAAAAGAGTCATCAAGGGTTAACCCGAGCAGTTGTTGGGATAAACCCATGCCAACTCTCCTGGCCGTTGCGTCCCGGCGAGTCTCTCCAATCGCCCGAATGTGTTTCCGTCTTTTCCAACCTTGGCATTGGCGAAATGTCTCGAAAATTCCACCGTCTCTATCGTCGAAACCTTATCCGAAGCAAGTTCGTTTCTGAAACCCGTCCAGTCTTGCTCAACAGCTGGGAAGGTCTCTACTTCAACTTTGACGAAAAGACAATTTACAAGCTTGCACAAGAGTCTGCCAAACTAGGCGCCAAGCTCTTCGTACTCGATGATGGCTGGTTCGGAGACAAGCATCCTCGTATCAACGACCACGCTGGCCTGGGTGACTGGGTTGCAAACCCCAAGAGATTCCCACAGGGCTTGGGCCCTCTCGTCGAGAGTGTAaccaagctcaaggctgCAGGTTCGGAAGAGAACCTACAGTTTGGTCTGTGGGTCGAGCCTGAAATGGTTAACCAGAAGTCTGAGCTCTATGAACAGCACCCTGAGTGGGTTTTAAGCGCAGGTACCTACGCACGCAGCGAGACTCGTCAACAGCTTGTCCTAAACGTAGCACTTCCTGAAGTGCAGGAGTATATCATCAACTCAGTGGCTAAAATCCTGGATTCAGCGCCCATCACTTATGTAAAGTGGGATAACAACCGAGCAATGCATGAAAGTCCAACGCCTGGCAACCAGCACGCTTACATGCTTGGTATCTACCATGTCTTCGACGTACTGACTACTCGCTTTCCCAACGTCCTCTGGGAAGGCTGTGCTTCTGGCGGTGGTCGATTTGATCCCGGCATCCTCCAATACTTCCCACAAGTCTGGACATCAGACAACATGGATGCCTACGATCGTGTTCACATTCAGTTCGGCACATCATTGGTGTACCCACCATCATCTATGGGAGCGCATGTGTGCTCTTCCCCGAATGATATAACAGGACGGTCTATCCCGATGCGCTTCCGAGCCCATGTCGCTATGATGGGAGGCTCCTTCGGATTCGAACTCGATCCAGACCACACGCCCGAGGAAGACAAGGAGCAGATCCCAGAACTGATTGCGCTCGCCGAAAGGATCAACCCAATTATTATCAGTGGCGACATGTGGCGTTTGGTTCTGCCCGAGAAGTCCAACTTCCCTGCAGCAATCTTTGTGTCGGAAGATGGAAGCGAAGCTGTGCTCTTTGCCTTTCAAATGATGTCAACTACTGTTTCCAACTTTCCTCTACTTCGCCTGGCAGGTCTTGACCCGAATGCAAGATACAAGCTTGATGGAGGTGAAATTTATTCTGGTGCAACCTTGATGAATGGTGGTATTCAGTATCGATTTGGTACTGACTATGATAGCAAGGTGGTTATTTTGGAGCGGGTGTAG
- a CDS encoding hypothetical protein (TransMembrane:11 (o87-104i116-138o144-163i175-198o204-227i296-318o338-355i362-380o392-413i434-451o463-482i)), producing MASKQGIEEAHIQDADANEFQGLVLNDVIPNDRPPWYADWTLWKLNLLLLSGLLTQTATGFDASMLNGAQSLPQWQEYFGEPKGTRLGAMTFGPNGGVLISILISSQLCDWLGRRIPILIGSLTIIIGAIVQTCSYNYGMFVASRFIIGFGLGIVSTAAPPLLSEVTYPTHRGKVVSFMMVSWPLGAIIAAWVTYGSFRMTSSWAWRLPSLLQASFSVIQASLVMFAPESPRWLIYKGRYKEAQDILVKWHGYGDPNSRLARFEMAEITATLEIEKIQQKSRWAEWVSSRGNWHRFFLALYIPAMLQWSGNALTSYYLAKVLNSINITDHKTQLLLNGGLQMWGFASAVVFATLVDRFGRRSLFLLGMSGMGASYIIWTICSARNQQENFEHIGFAGAVLAMIFVFSFFYHAISPIGATYIMEATPYSLRAKASMLYQLTGNLAGVYNAFANPVAMEAISWKYYIVWCVAIGIHLTLIFFFFPETKGHSLEEVAEIFDGPDAPVGSNAIGQKKVDDMAMH from the exons ATGGCTTCCAAACAGGGAATTGAAGAAGCGCATATCCAAGACGCCGACGCAAACGAATTTCAGGGCCTGGTTCTCAACGACGTCATTCCAAATGATCGCCCGCCATGGTACGCAGATTGGACTCTATGGAAGCTCAATCTGTTGCTTCTGAGTGGTTTGTTGACTCAGACTGCCACTGGCTTCGATGCAA GCATGCTCAACGGCGCACAGTCTCTTCCGCAGTGGCAAGAGTATTTCGGTGAACCAAAAGGAACTCGTCTTGGAGCCATGACCTTTGGTCCCAACGGTGGCGTCCTCATCTCAATCCTGATTTCCTCTCAGCTTTGCGACTGGCTCGGCCGTCGTATTCCAATTCTCATCGGATCCCTCACCATAATCATCGGTGCCATCGTCCAGACCTGCTCCTACAATTATGGCATGTTTGTCGCGTCCAGGTTTATCATCGGCTTCGGTCTAGGAATTGTTTCAACTGCCGCACCACCTCTACTATCCGAAGTTACATATCCTACCCATCGCGGAAAGGTCGTGTCTTTCATGATGGTGTCTTGGCCACTTGGTGCCATCATTGCCGCGTGGGTTACCTATGGTAGTTTTCGAATGACTAGTTCTTGGGCATGGCGTCTACCCAGTCTTTTGCAAGCCAGTTTCTCCGTTATTCAAGCTTCGCTCGTCATGTTTGCGCCCGAATCACCACGTTGGCTTATCTACAAAGGCCGATATAAGGAAGCTCAGGACATTTTGGTAAAGTGGCACGGTTACGGAGATCCCAACTCTAGACTGGCTCGCTTCGAGATGGCCGAAATCACTGCGACTCTCGAGATTGAGAAAATCCAGCAAAAGTCGCGATGGGCAGAGTGGGTTTCTTCTCGTGGTAACTGGCATCGATTCTTCCTCGCCTTGTACATCCCCGCCATGTTGCAATGGTCCGGTAATGCGCTCACCTCATACTACCTCGCCAAGGTGCTCAACTCGATCAATATCACCGACCACAAGACCCAGCTACTTCTAAACGGCGGCCTTCAAATGTGGGGTTTCGCTTCTGCTGTCGTTTTTGCGACTCTCGTTGATAGATTTGGTCGTCGGTCTCTGTTCCTCCTTGGTATGTCAGGCATGGGTGCTTCGTATATCATCTGGACAATCTGCTCGGCACGCAACCAGCAAGAGAACTTTGAGCATATCGGGTTTGCTGGCGCAGTACTAGCCATGATAtttgtcttttcctttttctacCACGCCATCAGTCCCATTGGCGCGACATATATCATGGAAGCCACACCGTATTCGCTTCGCGCAAAGGCATCAATGCTTTACCAGTTGACTGGCAATTTGGCGGGTGTGTACAATGCGTTTGCTAACCCTGTCGCAATGGAGGCGATTTCTTGGAAGTACTACATTGTTTGGTGTGTTGCTATCGGAATCCATTTGACACtgattttcttcttcttccccgAGACCAAGGGCCATTCACTTGAGGAAGTGGCAGAGATCTTTGATGGACCTGATGCACCAGTTGGCTCCAATGCGATTGGACAGAAGAAGGTAGATGATATGGCTATGCATTAG